A region from the Altererythrobacter sp. H2 genome encodes:
- a CDS encoding DUF934 domain-containing protein — translation MADTNFPAREGLGVSPDEVQFRFRSDEPVDHAAVTVDSFLDQSNATAVRIEPGDDARALLPHLDRIALVEVNFPVFGDGRGYSSARILREAGFAGELRAVGDLLVDQIGFLRRCGFDAFAPDQPINPEDANAAFGRWPEVYQPTTDGRVPIWQLRHGASHG, via the coding sequence ATGGCTGACACCAATTTCCCTGCCCGGGAGGGGCTGGGCGTGAGCCCTGACGAAGTGCAGTTCCGGTTCCGCAGCGACGAGCCGGTCGATCATGCGGCGGTGACGGTCGATTCCTTCCTCGACCAGTCGAACGCCACTGCCGTGCGGATCGAGCCGGGTGACGATGCCCGCGCGCTGCTGCCTCATCTTGACCGGATCGCGTTGGTGGAAGTCAATTTCCCGGTGTTCGGCGACGGGCGCGGCTATTCCTCCGCCCGGATCCTGCGGGAAGCGGGCTTTGCCGGCGAGCTGCGCGCGGTGGGCGACTTGCTGGTTGACCAGATCGGCTTCCTGCGGCGCTGCGGGTTTGATGCCTTTGCCCCGGACCAGCCGATCAATCCGGAAGACGCGAATGCGGCGTTCGGCCGCTGGCCGGAAGTCTACCAGCCCACCACCGATGGCCGGGTGCCGATCTGGCAGCTGCGCCATGGCGCGAGCCATGGCTGA